Within Candidatus Glassbacteria bacterium, the genomic segment ACTGCAAGGACCGCGAGAAGGAACATGATTGCGAGCATTACGGCCGGGCTCAGGTCGCGATCCAGACTCCGTCGGGCAAGATGGTGCAGTACTACAAGTGCGGTACGATGACCAACGCGCTGGTGGAACTGAACAAGGAGATCCGCCCCACTGTGGAGTGATCGCGTTCCCACCTGGTAACAGCCGCCCAAAAACCACCGCCTCTTCGGGGCCTGCTTCATCCCCGGAGGGGCGTTTTGCGTGGGCGCAACAATGTGTGGCGCATTCGCTGCCCTCTGAGTAGTTTGCAGCAGGCTGACCCGAACAGGTATGCATCCCAACGAACCGGAGGCAGGCAATGGAACAGGCCGTACTGATAATCACCATGATTCTCTATTTCGTGGCCCTGCTGTTGATCGGCTGGCTCAGCCGCAGCGACAGCGATTCACTGGACGGTTACTACGCGGCCGGTCACAAGCTGCGTTACTGGGTAGTCAGTTTCTCCAGCAGTGCCACCGGCGAGAGCGGCTGGCTGCTGCTGGGACTGACCGGGATGGGCTACGCGGTGGGACTGCACGCGGTCTGGGTGATTATCGGCGAGACGCTTGGCATGGGAATCGGCTGGTTCATCATGGCCCGCCCGTTCAAACGCCTCTCGTCGCGCTACGGCTCGATCACGATGGGCGACTACCTGGAGGACCGGTTCGCCGACACTCGTCACCTCCTGCGCATTATCGGCACGGTGATCCTGATTTTCATGGTCTCCTGCTATATCGCGGCCCAGCTGACCGCCATCGGCAAGGCGTTCAAGGTCTTCCTGGATATCGATTTCGTCACCGGCACCCTGATCGGCCTGGGGATCATCCTGTTCTACACCGTGGTCGGCGGGCTGAAAGCTGTCGCCCGGGCCGATTTCTTCCACGGCCTGCTGATGCTGCTCGGGCTGGTGGCCCTGCCCGTGGTGGCGATAGCCGCGGTCGGCGGGTTCGGGCCGATGCTTGAGGCCCTGCGCGGAATCGACCCGCTGGTGCTGACGATCTCCGGCAAAGAGGGCTGGACCCTGGCCGGCGTAATCAGTATCGTCGGCTTCCTCGGCGTGGGCCTGGCATTCATGGGCAGCCCGCAGCTGTTCGTGCGCTTTATCGCCGCCCGCAACGAGGATGAGCTGCGCGTGGGCAAATGGGTGGCCGTGGCCTTCATCCTCGTTGTCGATACCGGGGCCGTGCTGGCCGGGATGGCCGGGCGGGTGCTGTTCGACGGTCTGGCCGACCAGGAGTTCGTGATGCCCATGCTGGCCGTCGAGCTGTTCCCGGCCTGGATCACCGGCATCTTTATCGCCATCGTGCTGGCCGCGATTATCTCCACCGCCGATTCGCTGATGATTCTTTTATCGAGCGCCGTGATCCGCGATCTGTATCA encodes:
- a CDS encoding sodium/proline symporter, with the protein product MEQAVLIITMILYFVALLLIGWLSRSDSDSLDGYYAAGHKLRYWVVSFSSSATGESGWLLLGLTGMGYAVGLHAVWVIIGETLGMGIGWFIMARPFKRLSSRYGSITMGDYLEDRFADTRHLLRIIGTVILIFMVSCYIAAQLTAIGKAFKVFLDIDFVTGTLIGLGIILFYTVVGGLKAVARADFFHGLLMLLGLVALPVVAIAAVGGFGPMLEALRGIDPLVLTISGKEGWTLAGVISIVGFLGVGLAFMGSPQLFVRFIAARNEDELRVGKWVAVAFILVVDTGAVLAGMAGRVLFDGLADQEFVMPMLAVELFPAWITGIFIAIVLAAIISTADSLMILLSSAVIRDLYQKVINPDAPQRRLVIWGKVMTVIVGVVAFFFSLSESRLIFWFVLFAWSGIGCAYCPVVIMSLFSKRVNLAGAVAGMVSGFLITVVWAIWLKESTGLYEMIPGFFGALAVIWVVSFFAGRTGDSPSSEMVP